Below is a genomic region from Henckelia pumila isolate YLH828 chromosome 3, ASM3356847v2, whole genome shotgun sequence.
gaattaaaattaaaaaaccctAGAAATCCACGATTAATGAGTGTTACATGAGCAAAGCCGGACGTAATTTTAGAGGTCCAAGGTGATTTCCGAATCCGGGTCGGGTTGGATCTTCAAACGGTTCTTGGGTCGTGGTGACTTATAGTTCCCCTAATTTTTAGGTTAATGAGATCTTACTCAAATCATTCATTTAAGATCCACATTTCAACACATatgcataattaatattatagggTTGACATGACAAATAATGGATTGTTAGATTTTCTATTAAAGTAATACCCTTAAGGTAGGCAGTTCAAACCATTTTTTTGAGACAACGGAGGAAAATCGTAACTTTGCTCTAAATATTAGCTATGTATCTTTCAATCTTTTAGTAATGTTAACTGTTAAAGTTATTTTCGTAATGTTAGTTCTTTTACGTATAAGTGTTGATATGTTGCACTATAAATATCGACCGTAGTATCAATGTCATGTCGATACATGAAAAAGAGCCAAAACcagagggaaaaaaaaaatcaacatattaaaacttaaaatcTGATTATATAGATGATCAACATAAGAAAAAGGCAAGTATACTTGACCACAAGTACAATTTTCACATCAGAAATTCTACTCTGGAGTCTTGATGTGTTGAAAAGATTGAAATAAATGTGACTTGGATTAGCTTCATATATAACTtacatattaatattaattttacaaaaacaTGACACCACTCAGAAAAAAAATTACTTGTAGCTATTTAACacccaaaaaaaaatacaaagcagATTGATTAATACTTGCACAACAGATAAAAGAAACTGCATGGGCAATATGATCTACAGATTATTCAATCTCAAAACACACAAACTAACTCTTTCAgggaaaaaaatacaaaataacactACAAGTTGCTAGCAGCTGCAATTCACCTATGTTCAATAGCTGAGGTTCCGGAGCCCTTAATGAACGATCTTCGCCACCAGATTTCAAACGCTTTACTAAGATTCGGGCACTCAGCACCGTTTTTCGTGAAACTCGGAAGCCATTCCATAAAAAGTGTGTACTGCTCCTTCAATGGAAGAGTTAGAATCATTTGACCCATTGCTTCCTCCAATGCCTTCATGTCAAGCCCCTTTCTGCACCTCTGCAGCCACCCGAAATCTAATAGGATTGGCCTAAACCACATTTTAAGAAATGCTAATCTTGTTTCCGGCCGACAATGCAGTTTCCTGGCACCCATTGCGATAAAAAGCATAGCAGAGACACGGCTAAGCTCATATCTAATCAACGGAGACATGTTATAGTGCATTTTGAGCAGTTCTCGTTGATTTGTCCAAAGATCCACGAATTCCTCAGCCATCTGGTGTTCGAGTAGGATATCAAGAAGCCAATTTAAGTTGTCTACCTGTTGTGAGATTTGCTCTAACAAAGGTCTATGTTTTTCCGTTGTTCTCAACTTTTGACCCATATCAGTATCCGAGGCCTCCTCGATCAGAGTCGTGAGTGACCCAATGCATGACTCACAAATAGTAAATATGTCGTTCTTGTTCAGATCCGGACTGTTCTTTTTGTAGACCGAGCTTTTGGAAAGGAGACCTTTCACCAAAGATTTTAGTTCATTTCGGGCATTGTTATCAGTACAGTTGGTTATAGACCAAATAAGCTGTTTCGTCATGGTTTGTTGGGTATCTGCACAATTAATGCCAACAATCCTTTCAGAAATTTCTTTTGCTGCTATGTCATCAATATTTAGTTTAGCACATAACTGCCTCAGCTTCTCCTCTTCTTCTTCCGCCCAGGGTACTGCCTCGAGGTATTTCAAGCAATGAGAAACACCCCTGGTAAACTTGATCCCTGCTGACACCTGCCAGTACAGGTGGAaaagattctcagatttcaaGATCAATGGACAACTCGCATATAAAATTGACTAAGAACATATTCTGATGCATAAATTTTTAGGATAATAGGGGGCCAGGCAAGGCCTCACAAGGAAAAAACCTATCTCCGCTCCATTCATATCCAGCTTAGACTACGTAGAATACAAGAAAAGAATACAATTAAGAGCTATTATTTCGTTGATAGCAATAACATGCGAAAATATCTCATAGTAATTTTTCTTCCAGAAGGAATACAGTACAAACAAAAGAAGGAAACAAAGTGTCTGTAAACCCCATCTCCGAAGTCTAGAGCTTTTCCTTGAAGGCTGACATGCATGACCACCTCAACACGAACAAAGTTGGTTTTTCACGGTCAACAAAGGAGATTTTTAACAAAGGATGAAACTACATTCAACAGGCAACAGCAAATATCTTATGCTTCACAAACGCCTAAAACCGCAAATAACTGCTGCCTCAGTTGCTTCTTGCTTAAATCCCTTGAAGGTGTGAAACAACTTGGACAATAAACAGAAGCTCAGGTGAGAAATGTCACTACCTACTTTGAAAGGCACCAGTCACGAAtctttgaaaatattgaataaCTACTCAATCAATTTCAAGTAAACATCAATGACATGTTTTCAAATATAGACCTTAAATTCTACCACAGTACCAAACAGAAAACACAATAATAGATTGCTAACATCCTATTTTTCAGGTAAGCCCCAAAATTTTAAAGGAAATGGTTTATAAAACGTGATGTTAATTTTCTCATCGCACTTCCTAAAATTTAACAATAACATATGCATGATAGATATTGCGAAAACAAATATCAAGATCACTCAATGAACTCACTATCCAAGTGGTAGCTAAAAATTCATGTCATGCAGATTTCACAACGTATTCCATGGTCCACTACAGATTGAATGGGACCTGGCAAAAAATAAGAGAAGGCCAAGATCCATTCTCCGATTAAAGCAATCTACTCTCCAGATCATCCTTACCTTTAGGATGAAACGCTCCTTTATTTGTAAGAATGAGACAAGAAAGAATGCTCAAGACGTATGCAATGAGATGAAAGATTGTACAAATCTTTACTACATGAAAATAGATCATCGATAGTCGTGACAAACTCTTCCGCGAAAACCTCATCATAAACAAATAgttcaaaattcaaattcatTTTATGAAAGGATACAGCAAAGCAACATTACAATATATGACATATCGTCAACATTCAAAAGACAGATAAAATTCCAAAGATAAATGTGGCGTTGCCATTTTCTGTCTGGAATTTAAACAACACATACAAATGAAACAAAGAAAACACAAGTACGAACTATTACTGAAACGTGCTGTACACCGTCCAATCGAATAAAATGAAGAATTATTTAGGCAAGAATGATGATTATCATACCTCCAGTATATGAATGGCACGAAAAACACCGACATTGAGGAGTTTCTTTTgaatatcatcctcaaacatgAGTCCAATAGTCTCGCGAAACACATTCAAATTCTCCACATCCGGCACCTCAATCCTACACAATCCACTCTGATTCTTGCGATACTCGGATATCAAATCGGCAAAAACGGGGCTGTTAGCGACCAAAACCTCAGAACCCAGCTCCAGAATCAAGGATCCGCCATTCTTCCCCTTCAGATTCAACCTCACATCAAAAGTTTCCGAATTGACCTCATCTCTCGAAACAGTTTCGCAATCAGTGTGCGGAAGTGGCACTTTGAGGGAATTATTTCGAGTAAGCGGCTTTTGAGGGTTGCAAGAACTCACCGGGTTGTCGGAAATGGGGGAGACCCTCCCCGGGGACAAAATCCAACGAGAAAGAGGAAGCTTTTGCTGTTGGGTCTGCGGGGAATTGGAAGGCATTTCTATCTTCTTACTAAACGATGAAGAAGAATGCGAGCGCAGGGAGTGGGAGCGTGAAAAGCTGGGTTTTTCGGGGCTAAGGGGTGGTGTGACGAAGGAACAACACCAGTGGCGACCCCGATTCAACGGCGGTTGGCGGCCGCGGGGATTGCGAGCCGTGGAATCCGGCATTGTGGCTGGGAAGTTGGGTGGTTTTCAGTGTGAAATCATGGTAGGATACAACGGCAAGCGAGGAGTGAAGAGAGAGTCATCGAGTGCGTAGGAAACAAGTACGACGGTAAATACGAGAATCAAATGGTTTGCGCTGGCAGGGAATTTCAAGATTTTATcccatttttatttgattttgatcggtAGTCGTCATTTTTGGATGTGCACGAAACTAATGAAATAGTGTGCAAAACTGCAAATTAAACTATTTTGCATTAAGTCATCTTCTTAATTCTAATGCACAACTTCATTTTTGGAAAGAAAGTTGCATTTTGGTCATGCAAATTTGTCATTTTATGATTTTGATTCtttatgttttcaaattttagttttagtcacgtaattttttttgataattCTAGTATTTTTTGGTAAAATCCTAAAGACAAACATATAGGA
It encodes:
- the LOC140891369 gene encoding BTB/POZ domain-containing protein At2g13690, with translation MPDSTARNPRGRQPPLNRGRHWCCSFVTPPLSPEKPSFSRSHSLRSHSSSSFSKKIEMPSNSPQTQQQKLPLSRWILSPGRVSPISDNPVSSCNPQKPLTRNNSLKVPLPHTDCETVSRDEVNSETFDVRLNLKGKNGGSLILELGSEVLVANSPVFADLISEYRKNQSGLCRIEVPDVENLNVFRETIGLMFEDDIQKKLLNVGVFRAIHILEVSAGIKFTRGVSHCLKYLEAVPWAEEEEEKLRQLCAKLNIDDIAAKEISERIVGINCADTQQTMTKQLIWSITNCTDNNARNELKSLVKGLLSKSSVYKKNSPDLNKNDIFTICESCIGSLTTLIEEASDTDMGQKLRTTEKHRPLLEQISQQVDNLNWLLDILLEHQMAEEFVDLWTNQRELLKMHYNMSPLIRYELSRVSAMLFIAMGARKLHCRPETRLAFLKMWFRPILLDFGWLQRCRKGLDMKALEEAMGQMILTLPLKEQYTLFMEWLPSFTKNGAECPNLSKAFEIWWRRSFIKGSGTSAIEHR